The stretch of DNA CGCCCACGGCGAGGAGGGCTCAGGTACTGGAGTTGCGGTCGGCGTGGGGGGCCTCAGCCCCACTCGAGCGAGGCGGGGCCGGACTGTGACCTTGGCCTGgggccttgggggtggggggtgagaaaCGGGGCGGGCGCCACACCAGGCCTGAGCGGTCGTACCCCCTTCTGCAGCTCGCATGTGGAAGGCCCTCACCTACTTCGTAGCTCTTCCTGGCGTGGGAGTGAGCATGCTGAACGTCTTCCTGAAGTCGCATCACGGAGAGCACGAGAGACCCGAGTTCGTCGCCTACCCCCATCTCCGCATCAGGTCCAAGGTACGCTCTTGTAGGCTCTTCGAGTGTCCGTTCTCCTTTTATTATAAATGCCTAGTGCAGGTTCTTCATTCTCTAAAATCCTGTGTGCCTGGCGTGTACAACAATTTCTCATTTAATGCTCgcaaataaatttgtattttctctggtTTTGTGTAAGGGTAACTGAGACTCGGGGGGGGGCACATCTGTTTTTCTTCAAGGTCATACAAAAGTGCccttaagttttccttttttttttttttttttttttctgattcatccCACCTCTGTCTTCTATACTGTTCTGAAACTGTGGGTTGTATAAGACTTGGAGGTTTGGGAATCTCCCTTACGGAGGCAAAGTCAGAAGGTGATTCACCTTTCTAGGACCTGGGCATTTGGCAGGGTACTAGCTGCATAATGAAGAGACTAACAGCTTCTCTTATTCTTATTTCTGCTAGTTATCTTCTCAACTGTTTTGTCCTTTGCTATTGATGTAGATGTAAtcatttgttttccattgtttGTTGTAAATATTCTTAACAAAAGACCCTTCTGGCACTTTAATAACTGTTACATCACTTAGCCCAGGTAGGGCTGGCTTTATAGAAACTTAAGCTAGAGTCTTACATTCAGAAtttttgagtctgagccccactccCACCCGTGTACAGTAGAAGCCATAtagcaggatttctcaacctcagtactgttgacatttggggctggatagtTCTTGTTGGGGCAAGGGGCTATCCTATGAGACttaggatgtttaacagcatccttgacctctacccactagatgccctACCTCagatgtctccagatattgcccaATGTCCCTGGAGGGGCAAAATCATCCAGGGTTGGAAACCATGCTTTTCAAAGGGAGCATGCAAAATAATTGAGGAAGGTAGGTTGCAGTTTCCAGTCCAGGGATTTGTTTTATATCTGGAATGAAGCCCAGAAGTCTGCATTTAAATAAGCATCTCCTCCCCCATACTCCTCTTCCATTCTGATAGAGGTGATGTGATTCGTAAAGACAGCACTGATAGACTAGTTGCCAGGTATTGTCTGTCACATACCCTGTATCTTAAGCAGTTCATGGCAGTCTCAACTCTTCTCTGGAATTGCCTAATTGACATCTTCACTCCACAGCCCTTTCCCTGGGGAGATGGTAATCATACTCTATTCCATAACTCTCACGTGAATCCACTTCCGACCGGCTATGAAGATGAATAAAGAGAACCTGGACCATAACCCACTGGGGACCACAGCACTGGTTTGGACCATGACTCTGCACACGGACCAGAAAAGTATATGGGACCTTAAGCTCACCTTCCTTACTTGTATCAAATGATGACCAGTATACTGATCTTCCATCCCTTTGCTATGGCAGGAGATggcttaaataaataacttagatTGGTCCATGAGCTGGAGTTGCATTCTTTGGTGGTGTTTTTCCCTCGGAAATCAGCATTAATGTTATTTCTGTTTCTGCCGTGAAGGTTTATGGCCACCATCTATAGGCCTGTAGAAAGTGTTTATATCAGACTTGTCCTTGGTTTCTTATGCCTGGGGTGGGTAAAGCAAAGGGACCATGAATGGAGCTGATTTAAGAATTGAGATTGGGTCTTGACAGATTTTGGGTGGCAAAGATACTGAGTGGCCAGTAGAATACCTGCAATTAACATCTGAAAGCAGTATCTTTGATTCTCTAGAGAAAGTGCTTCCTGTGTCCTAGCCTTCTCTTGTCCCTTTCCACCAGCATTTGTTGAAGAATACTTCCAATGGATAATTTTCTCCAAAGGTGTCAAGTTCTCATCTTGGGGTCATCTCTCAGCACCCTGAAGGCTGAAATGGTCAAACTTTTGGAGAAATGAAGGCAGTATGACACATTTCTGCATATACCATTGGCTTTATTTGTTTCTGGAATTAAAACCTTCTTATAGCACTAAGAATTAAGGAGAAACAGTAGTAACAAAGTCACCCTTAAAGAGCCATTCAttcttcctcaaaatttaaaatctctgAAGTAGCTGAGATAGTTGGAGTCACTTTATGGGGAGGATGAagtcaaaaaagaatgaagaacaatcagaaaaaaatattccctcAGTAGCAATTACAGTGGAAGAACATAGTTGGCTTGGAGCTGGTTTTATTCTTGAGGCTCAATCAGACAGTTGGGTAGTAAAGAGCAAGAGGCTACCAGGTTTTGGTATTGCACAGTACACACAGTAAACTAGTACTGCAGAGGTGAGGCAAATGGAAACACAAGGCATGAAAGCCATTTACAGTAAGGGAAAAAAGGATCCCTGCTGTCTTTACCATTTTGTGATCTAACCGCAGCCTGTGCTTGTGCTTCCAAGTCACTATGGAACTGTTGTACTTGTGGCCAGTCTGAGGTTAGAACAGATGTGCTTAACTTTGGCTTGCTGCCTGGCATCCCTCAACCGGGTTCCAATGATCTCTTCTAATCCTTGTATAATGGACTGTAACCagtcaaaaatataaatgtagaatGTCTTGAAATGACATTAAGGACTGGCCATGTTAAATATGAAGTAGTCATTGGTAAATTGGAGAGGATAATAGAATTTTTGCCTTCTGTAAACTGTTTCATACTATATTGGGTATATATGTGTGAACCAAATTACTCAATATATGCAGTTTTGGTGATTACCTGACATTCCAAAGTGTGTAAGTGCTCACCTGatcctggcattttttttttgtgcagtTATATAAGCATATTATTTGTGTAGCTTACTGTGGGAATAAACTTCAGAAATCAGATTTCTAATTGTTATAGCACACTATTTCACTTAGATAAATCTTCACTTTTCACCTTtaagttataaaacaaaactctCCCTTAGTGTGCATATGGGATATGTGGGGTTACAGTGTAATAGCTGTTCCATAAAGTGCACTGAGTTCTCCAGGGGCAAATAATGAAACTAGATGTTACAATTTATTCCATCTTCATGATTACAGACATTCCAGGGCAGGGTGGATACATGAGGCAAATAAAGCAAACTCTTTAACCTTTTAACCAGATGCAGCATTTTGGCAGTTTTAAGATAATACGGGTTGGCTTAATTGACTTGGGTTGAAAACTGGCAACAGCAGATCTTTGCAATTTAGGATGTTCCTCCATAGTTACTCCATGAAATCTTAATTCCTAAACTACACTGTGAGCTCTGAAATGGTTTTTACTGCAATATTCTTCAAGCTTTCACATCTTAATCTGAAATCTGACACCTCTTCTTAAGGCAGGGAACTCTGTTAAAGCTGTTTTCCTGTTGGCTAACCCAGTCCACCAGCAGTCTTAACAGTTCTATAGAAATAAAGCCATGCTCCCAAGCATTGATTAAAACTTGTGCTGGGATCCCTTTTTCAGAGCATTAGCTCCCTGAGAGAAGAGATCCTAACCAATCGCTTCCATGAATAATCCCAGTACAATGTACCTCATGTTCTTCAGAGCAAAACTTAAGAGGTTAGGCAACCCTGATCATCCTGACAAGTCTATCAGTGTTCACATACAAAGGATACTTAAAGCTTATCCCAGATCATAATCCTAAGAAATCATTCAGTTTTAGCACATGGAGTTCCTGCAAGATGCCAGAGTAAGAAATCCTCTCAAAGCAAAGAGTGATGGTTCATCCTCTTACACAATTGAGAGGAAattaaggaggaaagaaaactccCTCCTAAACTCATCAAATCGATGGCTATTTTAACAGCCTTAACTGACGAAATCCAGTGTCCTCTATTTCCTGATTCGAGGAGTCCATTTTCAAGGAGACTGTCAAGGTCAAGAAGAGCTTTCAGGCTTTTCTTTGCCATGGCCCATGAATTCCAGTCCTTCAATGGGGATCTCCTTCTCCTTTATTGCTTTCTGATGGAAGGAAAAACACATGAAACAGATCTATATGAAGCTTGAGGACCAAACTTTGTAAATACGATGGCACAAAACTAATAAATCAGATtggaccaaaacaaaaaacaaacaaacaaaaaaaaccaaccatgATTGAAGACCTGTACTTTTTAAAACCTGAGTACcattacaaagaaattaaatgtaagaCCAGAGACAGATTGGAAAGGTGGTGTGAGAAATCGTCAAAATTCAAACATGGAATTTAAACAGTATCTCCACTCTACTGTGATGGACACAAACTCAAATCTGCGTTCCAGGACTTATTGGCTATGTGACCTTAAGGAAGCCtcactttcccatctgtaaataGGACAAAGATAGCAACTTGGAATTACCCTGTGGACGTTTTAAATTAACTGGGAGTGCTGTGCCCAGTGCCGTGCTTACAATCTAATTCATTGAACTGGAATGAACACTTCCTAGCTGGCTGGCAGTTCAGAAATCAAACAGGCCAATGAAGTAATTAGAACAACAAAATCAGTCCAGAGACCGACGTCTAACAGGCCAGAGATACTTAACACCGCGCTTACCCCTCCAAAGTAATAGTGGAATAGTGCACTACCGCAAAAATCAGGGAAACGATTCTGGTGAACTTGCACTAATCACTTCCTGTTTGGGGACGTAAGTGTTCCATGTATAAAATAAGAACTATGCCCACTTTACAAGTTTAGGATGAGGACCAAAGGATGCTACTGTGCTCCGTAAGACGTAAAGCActgcaaaaatatttaactttgtcATTCAGAGAGATACCAGGCAGCCTGGTAGTGATGATGGGGAGACAGCTCCTGCCACTGCCCTCACTGCGGCTTTTCTTCACCCTCCCAATTCCAACTCCCGCAAGATACTACGCGTGTGGCCCGGGACACCGCAGAGAGGACGAGAGGGCCCTGGCCAACTGAGCGCTCACCTGAACACACTGCTGGTAGCGCTTGAAGAGGTCGGTGCACGGGTCCCCGGAGCCGTCCCCCTTGAGGAACTTCTCGGCAAACCAGCGATTAAAGCACTGGTCGTACTCGCGCTTCATGTCAGTGCAGGCCTCCCCTACGCTGTTcatggcggcggcggcagcagtgGCGGCGCGCTCTGATGTCGTCACTCTTAAGCGCGTCGCTCGACTTCACGTGTGGACGCATTACGGCGGCCTAGGAGAGAAATGTGGGCGCGTGCGGTGTTGCTGGGCCATCGGTCCTGGATGGGCTGGCACCGGGGCTTCACCTCCAAGACGGATCCTCAGGTAAAGGCCAGGGGTGTCTAGGCGGGTGGTGAAGCAGGTCGGGACACGGAGCAGGTCCCACCTATGACCCCCATTCTCCGCCTCATCCGCCCAGGGTAGTGGCCGTGTCACGGCTGAGGTGATCGAGCACCTGGAGCGTCTAGCGCTTGTGGACTTCGGCAGCCAAGAGGCCGTGGCACGACTGGAGAAAGCCATCGCCTTTGCCGACCGGCTCCGCGCCGTGGACACGGAAGGGGTGGAGCCCATGGAATCAGTATTGGAGGACAGGTAAAACACTCGAGGCCGCGTACCCCGAAGCCTTGTCTGTTGCGCCTTCGCAGCCATTTGAGGTGGCGATTAGTGTGTCCTTTCACGGAAGGGAAAAAGGCCTTAAGCGAGGTGCAAGAACTTGCCCACGGTCACCCCGCGGGGTAAGTGGTTTCATTCCTTCCCTTGTTCGTTATGGATCCCATCACTCTCGTTTAAAATCCTCCAGGCCTCCCAGTGTAACAAGAACAGTGTTCGAATTGATAACCACCTTCAAGGCCCTACTTCAGAGTCTCTGCCTACCCCTTGGACATACTGCTCTACTCCAGCTATGTTACCTTTCTTACTGTTCCTCCAATATTCCAAATTCGTTCCTTGTGTAGGATCTTTGCGTTTGCTGTTATCTTTTTCTTGGATAGCCTGTCTCCTTGGCATCTCTCCTCTGTAAGTCCTCTCCTTCTCCAAATGTCCTCTCCCTTTCCAATCACTGACTTCCTTGttggattttcttctctttcttgattatcttatttttgtatttttgttgatCTGTCCCTTGTTAGTAGAATATGAGCCCATATTTGACTTGCTTACTTATTGGATCCCTGTCTCAAAATATGTCCTGTACATATTTTCTGGCGTAGTGATCCCTATGGACATATCTGTAAAAGTGCATCCAGTGTTCAGGGTGTCCAGATCTGTTTAtaatacaaaacaacaacaacaacaaaagccaagAAGAGGcctctggctggctcaatcggtagagtatatgactcttgatctctggggtCATCAGTTCCAGCCCTAtgctgggggtagagtttacttaaaatagataaatgaatttaaaaaaaatgtgaggagttcttgggtagctcagttgttcgggcatccgacttcatctcaggtcatgatcttgtagttcatgagttcaagccccacattgggttctctgctgtcagcacagagcccacttcagatcctctgtctccctctctctctgcccctccccccctctcaaaaataaacatttttttaaaaagtataagcttttttttaagttcaagaaacaaaaagacagtctctaagTGTACTTCATGGCTAAATACATCAtcatacaatgggatatttgACAAATAGTGAAACAGCTATATATACTGACATGGAAAGGTCCcaagatatatttaataaaaaaggcaaaattcaGAACATTGTGTATGGGATTATCAATACTTTAATGTGTAATCTATTTGGTATGTTCTGGTATATGCATTAAGTCATGTTTTGTTCCCTCAAAGAGCATGCAAGAAACTTAACAATGATTAGTTTTAAAGAAGGTGGAAATATAGAGGGAAGttctaacttttcattttatactgaGGGCCAGGACGTTTACAAATGCATAAAGAAATGGGATAATAACACAAATAGTGAGGTAGTATAGTGTAATGCAATACAGGGGCAGGTCTTTGACAAAgtagtttttattatataaaaggGTGGAGCCTCTCTCCACTTCTACCAGTTATCaaatcttaatatattttaaagatttaaaaatatatttaaaagaaactgctCTTTTTTGAAAAGCAGACTTGTTTTGCTGTTTGGGACTACAGTTTCTTGGGAAGGGTCGGTATGTAGCTCATAAAAAGCAGGGAAGTCTACagttctgccctcctccccccttttttaagtttatttattttgagggagatagaatcccaaggaggctccgcactgtcaacacagagcccaacacagggcttgaactcatgagccatgagatcatgacctgagccaaaaccacgagttggacccttaactgactgagacacccaggtgcccctgtcttacCCTTTTCTtgatgggattaaaaaaaatgcattcctaGTATAGGTGAGAGCAAAAACTGATTAGCTGCCAATTAGTGccaatagagagagacagacctttTTGTAACCATAACCTCTGTGTAAAGTGCTTGCTAggctcctgttttctcctcccacctttgtttctttcacatcctttctcttattttgtcATCTGATGATCAGGTCTACAGAAGTCAAACAATTTGCCCACAATTACATAACACTTCAAAATAGAAATCTGATGTCATTCTCTTACCCAAGATTTCAGGCTCTCCAGTGTTCTTTAGGATAAAGACAAAGCTTCACCAGAGCCTACAATGCATCATTTAACCTAGCCCCTACCTACCTCCAGACAGGGCTGTCACCTTCAGTTCTTTGAGCtctccattctttttccttcttggaattctGGGCCCTTGCCTTTATCCTTACCTCATCCCTCTTACGACTTTCTTTTGCTTAACTtcgtttcctttcttcttcagatTTCAACTGCCTCTTCCTCAgggagatttttcatttttctgtatcaaGTCAGGTTCCCTTTCAGCACCTGTCTCTCATGGTATTCAGTACAGCtataattttatatgtgtttatacatCCGTTTGAGTAATATTTacttaatctctacacccaacataggatttgaactcatgacattgagatcaagagtcacgtgctctaccaactggtCCAGTCAGGCACCCGTATTTGTAATATttgattctctgcccctctcctatcgCTTATCCATGTTCCAGGGAGCTTATCTATTATTGCTCATCATATTCTCAGTGTCTAGCAccaagcactcagtaaatatttgttgaatgttctTTATTAGTATCTTTAGGAAAGGAGCAAATAGAAGAACAAAGAGGAGTCAGAATTTCCCAGTCATCTAAAGGGGAACTATAGAGAAGTGCAACTATTACTCAGGGAAGAATTAATGAAAAGGGGATTTGGATCTGGTAGGTGGAATAGTGACTTGGTATTCAGTGGTCTGCAGTCTTGCCATAAACTTGGAAACCAGTTTGGGTTTGTGattccattttagagatgtaGCACTTGTAAGACTTTCATGTTTTTGAACATACTACCTCACTGATGTTTGAAATGGAACCCAGTTAAGGCAAGTATTAAACCATTTTACACTAGGTGTAAAAGCACTGAGGCTATTAGAAATCTCTTGACACATTAATACCTTACCCTATCATTCGGATTGAGCTAAAAAGCATTAGCACGCTTACATGCCAGGTGCTAAGATTTTTTGTGTTATCTCAGTTGTCACATACAGACCTGGAAGGTAAATACTAGTATATGCTttctagatgaagaaaccaaggctcagaaagcTTATGTAATACGCCCCAGAGTTTCACAGGTTTAGTAAGAGAATCCAGGACTTGGAACTCAGAGCCTCAGCTCTCAAATACTGTTCTAGATACGccgtctaggggcgcctgggtggctcagtcggttaagcggccgacttcggctcaggtcatcatctctcagtccgtgagttcgagccccgtgtcgggctctgtgctgaacgctcagagcctggagcctatttcagattctgtgtctccctctctctgaccctcccccgttcatgctctgtctctgtctcaaaaataaacgttaaaaaaaaaatagatatgccATCTAAAGTCAGCCTCTAGAACCTTAATTCTCTCTTATCTCAAGAGGGACTCAGATGATGACAGCTCTGACTGCAGCCAAATACTTCAGTACTTAGACTGTCCCTCAGAGTCTTATTCGAACTGAAAATTCTTAGCCAAATTGATTAACTCTCATTCCAGTCTGCATCAAATTAGAAATTGATTAGGCAGGAGGGAAAAGGCTTATTATAGATGGAAATAGAGTGATGCCCAGAAAAAGGACTTGTGGCAGCCCATCACCAGCAGCAGAACTCTTATCTGGTCAGTCCAAGGGCCGATAGAGGTACTTCTTCCTCAGCGCTGCCATAGTGCTTTCCATTAAACTGCTTTTTATTAGCATCTTCCAGTTACTGGTTAATGTGCCATGTCTATAAACTTTAGAGGGCAAGTTCACAGAAGCCTTTCTCAACCAGGATTTTTCATCTGAACCAGAATGCATAAAGATTCAAGTGGCTTTTTTCAGTGCTTCCAAGGAGTACATAATTCATACTAGCCCAGAGACATAGTTGATTTATTATCACATTGGGTGCCCTATAGCATTTGGGCTTAATCCTCTTGTCAAACCCTGAGAAATGAGGTCAGGTAGACATTTAGTCAATCAGTAATTTAGAGGCACCTAAAAATTTCATTGGGTCCcatttggattttgtgtgtgaTTCTGAGATCAAGAAAAGTTAGGTGACTTGCCAAGTGAACTACTGAGGTGCCACCCTCACAGAGACCCTGGGTTCAGTAGTCTAGGATTATGGAAATAGGAAGGTGTGGATTTCTTCTGGAAACAACTCCATCATAATCAGTATTTAGGTAAAAAGGTGTGGTATTTAAAGGAGTGAATTTTTTCTGGAAACATCACTTACATAGAAAACTGGATTACCAAATGAGTGAATAAATCCATTGCTATTACATCTGTGGGGAAGCAGTAGCTTTTCACCACCTATTGGTGGTACCAGAGGCTTACTTCATCAGACTCTTCAAGTGCCCCGGGACAATTCAGTCTTCAGTCTGTAGGGACTAGGCAGGCAATGCATGATTACAGCAGGTTAAGTGCATAGGTGTACTGAGTGGTGGGGACTGAGGCGTGCCTGTGTGCACTCACTCTTTCTGAAAGGAGCAGGTGCTATTCGGCAGCCCCCTCTTACCGTGGTGAAAATGCAGGCCCAGCATTATCAgatcttctttaatatttaatctCCCCAGCAATTCTATGAAGCATTccacaaataaggaaacaggtACATGGAGAGGGTAACTTGCCCATATGCCATGTGTGGCACTAAGATTTGAATTCAGCTGACTCAGGAGCCCTGAGTCATTTTGTTATACCAcccaacagaaatataaactcCAGAAGGTCCAGTGGTTACCTttacagataatttttattttgttctccaaGTTTTCTTAAGCCCCtgtatggtttaaaaaaaaaaaatcaagtgcaaCCTTCATTTTTCTGGCAAGAAAGTGAAGGTCTGGAAAGATCATTCTTATTCAAGGCCACACAGTTAAGATAGTGCCAGATCCTGGAACTGACTCCAGCTCTGTCCGGTCCATACCATGTTTATTGTGTCTAGCCCTAGGGTAAGTGccacaaaagaaacagaactagGCCTTTCCTAGAAGAACCTTATCATGACAACTTAGCCCTCTGCAGCCTTTGCCTGGATGTTCATGTAATGTCCTTGCCCTTTTGTCCTGTTAGGCTTAGCCCTCAGTCTATGTCTGGCTCAAAGTGGAACGAGTTTGCCTGCTCCCCTATCAGTGATTGAGCAGAGAGACTGCTTATTTTTCAGCTCAAGTATCTAGAAGCAGACTCAGACATTTTGCCATGCACTTGTAAACCTTCAAACGGCAGCGAAGCCCCATAGATATGTTCAATTCCAGTTTGGTTTCACTAGCCTGCCATTTGGATACTTTAATGAAGCCATGAGGCCCAGAGAACAATGGGAGATTCTTGAGCTATGTAAGGGCAGATACTTTCATATTCATAAAGGTGGCTACAGTGAAAAAACAACTCATCTTATGGGTACAAGGGGTACAGAACTGTGCTCAGACTCCATCCTGTCACTTAGGAGCTAATATCCTTAAACCACTAATAACCACTCTTGAGCAAGTTTCTTCACCTGCCTGGAAGCCCATTTCCCATCCCAACAATCCAGTGGTTTCTTGCCCATCCTTTAGCAGTGACATCACCTATTCTGAATGTCTGTTCCTCACCCAGGCTAGATTAGGTGCCCCTTTCTATTCCCTTGGCAAGCTTTGCTTACCTGTTAGATTTAACACGTTTTATTGTAATTGCCTTACCTGTCTTCACCAAAAGCAACTTACCCATGGTTGAACATATCAGTCCTGAGGAGTAATTATCACTTACCTCACTGAGTGGTTGAGAGAATCTATCAACTGCAGATTGTTATTTGGTCTACTGTTGACAAGTCCTCTATCTTTGAACAGTAACCACAACTCAAGAATATGCTGCTCCATTTTTTCCATTCTTGACCCTCTCCACCCATGCTCTAGAAGCCTATTCTCTGAGAAGGTAACCTTGAGCTTCTGGTTTTGTAGATGTCTGTACTTGAGATCTGACAATGTGGTAGAAGGCAACTGTGTTGAAGAACTACTACAAAATGCCCATCGAGTTGTGGAGGAGTATTTTGTGGCTCCCCCAGGTATGTTTTGCCCAAAGTGGTTTAACTGTCCCTCAGTGAACTAAGAACACAGTGGTAGCTGTGAGGCCCAAATTTTGCTAcatgaaagtattttgaaaagtataaagtaGGAACtaggtgaaggtggtcaaaaggtacaaacttcacTGTAGAACAGAATGACTATAGTTTACAGTACTGTActctgtatttgaaagttgctagagagtagatcttaaaagttctcaccacaagaaaaaaatcagaactatGTGAGATATTAACTAATCTTGTGGTAATCATTctgcagtatatacatatattaaatcattgtgttgtacaccttaaacttacacagtgttatgtcaattatttctcaataaaactggaactAATGAAAAAAACCCGTATTtattaatagtgaaaaaaaaagcataaatcaaATACAGGTGGTGGC from Felis catus isolate Fca126 chromosome D3, F.catus_Fca126_mat1.0, whole genome shotgun sequence encodes:
- the LOC101095773 gene encoding cytochrome c oxidase subunit 6A1, mitochondrial; translation: MAVAAASRFSGLLGRSGAQLGRSMSSGAHGEEGSARMWKALTYFVALPGVGVSMLNVFLKSHHGEHERPEFVAYPHLRIRSKPFPWGDGNHTLFHNSHVNPLPTGYEDE
- the TRIAP1 gene encoding TP53-regulated inhibitor of apoptosis 1; protein product: MNSVGEACTDMKREYDQCFNRWFAEKFLKGDGSGDPCTDLFKRYQQCVQKAIKEKEIPIEGLEFMGHGKEKPESSS
- the GATC gene encoding glutamyl-tRNA(Gln) amidotransferase subunit C, mitochondrial; the protein is MWARAVLLGHRSWMGWHRGFTSKTDPQGSGRVTAEVIEHLERLALVDFGSQEAVARLEKAIAFADRLRAVDTEGVEPMESVLEDRCLYLRSDNVVEGNCVEELLQNAHRVVEEYFVAPPGNISLPKQDEQQPFSHN